In the Mytilus trossulus isolate FHL-02 chromosome 1, PNRI_Mtr1.1.1.hap1, whole genome shotgun sequence genome, one interval contains:
- the LOC134696317 gene encoding uncharacterized protein LOC134696317, producing MASTCLTLCFGIYLVISLLLHIGEVVLNAMFVIHLYDDSTKRTWFTIMLGLMLLPMVTVQLVSALLLLHKRGEHLTTFQAFGTAMLHVFQLGFVWRHIRLITEDEIKWKKRDLADLCILRLFYTFSASLPIFGMQVYLIVKYNSFDWLIISATTVTMCAIAWALASYRRQNEADIAEGTVLTFPGTIFRLIWRFGEIISRILSLIVFASLYKSWIFLVILLHWLTMMVCIFTSVFGFFELVGVSRVHRFFLSTLIAYIYIFCYINFNSQRTQWRYITFYTIMFLENAVLLIVWYLSAVEDNSLRTYTIIFIACITFVIGIVSMIMYYRFFHIPAKKLFADGKDNVCVQDSCINCKLSLCNKHSKYFQRPFSAGWVSQYQKALYQGNYYKNMQDSLLDSMSEWEEISSSSDSASEGRNHSKREKSVTFHSAGTYSHKRFLPKSGISDSDSDSTSMTSRQNIHQSSSDSEVSDTVNPLSCENTSQTQLLTDSWEKLIKGKDNITNENVQNLQSFRPISAQNLEDWYSDGYSTDHSSSDFQLPITVLAKLNKCRISVASDSTQCTMCKHLKINRKRPKTYSRSSQEKIIEENYDLESNPIVLETPRSAAWYNCSESGDSAFPQETISTSNIESDEDGISETSFEMII from the coding sequence ATGGCCTCCACTTGTTTAACCTTATGTTTTGGGATTTATCTTGTTATTTCGTTACTACTACATATTGGTGAAGTTGTATTAAATGCTATGTTTGTGATACATTTATATGATGATAGCACTAAAAGAACGTGGTTTACAATTATGCTGGGACTGATGCTATTACCAATGGTAACAGTCCAGTTAGTGTCTGCTTTACTTCTGCTCCATAAGAGAGGAGAACATTTGACAACATTTCAAGCTTTTGGAACAGCCATGCTTCATGTGTTTCAACTGGGATTTGTATGGCGACACATTCGATTGATAACAGAAGATGAAATAAAATGGAAGAAACGTGATCTAGCAGACTTGTGCATATTAAGactgttttatacattttcagcCAGTTTGCCTATATTTGGGATGCAAGTTTATTTAATTGTGAAATATAACTCGTTTGACTGGCTGATAATTTCTGCTACAACTGTCACAATGTGTGCTATTGCCTGGGCCTTAGCTAGTTACAGGAGACAAAATGAAGCTGATATTGCAGAAGGCACAGTCTTAACTTTTCCTGGAACAATTTTTCGCCTTATCTGGAGATTTGGAGAAATAATTTCCAGAATTTTGTCATTAATTGTTTTTGCATCTTTATACAAATCCTGGATTTTTCTTGTGATTTTACTCCACTGGTTAACAATGATGGTGTGTATTTTTACCTCTGTGTTTGGATTTTTCGAATTAGTGGGAGTCAGTCGAGTGCACAGATTTTTCCTTAGCACACTCATTGcttacatttacatattttgttacaTCAATTTCAACAGCCAGAGAACGCAATGGAGATATATTACATTCTATACAATTATGTTCCTAGAAAATGCTGTACTTTTGATTGTGTGGTATTTAAGTGCAGTAGAGGATAATTCCTTGAGAACATATACTATTATATTCATTGCATGTATCACATTTGTCATAGGCATTGTCTCAATGATAATGTATTATCGCTTCTTCCACATTCCCGCCAAAAAGTTATTCGCAGATGGGAAAGACAATGTATGTGTGCAAGACTCTTGCATTAACTGCAAACTCAGTCTTTGCAATAAACACAGTAAATATTTTCAGAGACCGTTTAGTGCTGGCTGGGTAAGTCAGTATCAGAAGGCTTTGTATCAgggaaattattataaaaatatgcagGACTCATTACTCGACTCTATGTCTGAATGGGAAGAAATATCATCAAGCTCAGACTCAGCATCAGAAGGCAGAAATCATTCAAAACGTGAAAAATCTGTGACTTTTCATTCAGCAGGGACATACAGTCATAAGAGATTTTTACCCAAATCTGGAATTTCTGATTCCGATTCGGATTCAACATCAATGACAAGTCGACAAAACATTCATCAGTCCTCAAGTGATTCTGAAGTGAGTGACACTGTGAATCCATTATCATGTGAAAATACAAGTCAGACTCAGCTACTCACTGATAGCTGGGAAAAACTTATCAAAGGTAAAGACAATATTACCAATGAAAACGTTCAAAATCTGCAATCTTTTCGACCAATTAGTGCTCAGAACTTAGAGGATTGGTATTCAGATGGATACAGTACCGATCATTCATCGTCAGACTTTCAGTTACCCATTACAGTGCTTGCCAAACTTAACAAGTGTCGTATTTCTGTTGCATCAGACTCTACTCAGTGTACCATGTGTAAACATCTCAAAATTAATCGTAAGAGACCAAAAACATACTCACGATCGTCTCAGGAAAAAATTATCGAGGAAAATTATGATTTAGAATCAAATCCTATAGTGTTGGAAACTCCCAGGAGTGCTGCGTGGTATAACTGTAGTGAATCTGGAGATAGTGCCTTCCCACAGGAAACAATCAGTACCAGTAACATTGAGTCTGACGAGGACGGGATTAGTGAGACAAGTTTTGAAATGATCATTTAA